Part of the Bifidobacterium sp. ESL0775 genome is shown below.
TCGAGGTCGTGCTGACCAAGCTGCACGCCGGCGCGAAATTCGGCAATTCCTCGTATGGCGCTTCCGGTGGCCTGCACGGCGTCGGCTCCTCTGTCGTCAACGCCTTGAGCTCACGCCTCGATGTCGAGGTCGACCGCAACGGCAAGACCTACCACATGGCGTTCCATCAAGGCCATCCCGGGGTTTATGACGATCCGGACGCCGAACACCGCTCGCCGGACAACAAATTCAAGAAGACCCGCAAAGGCAAGCCGACCGACCTTGAGGTCATCGGCAAGGTGTCGCGCAAGACCACCGGCACCCGCATCCGTTACTGGGCCGACCCCGAGATCTTCAACGACACCGCCCGTTTCAGCTACGAGCAGCTCATCGACCGTGTGCGCCAGACCAGCTTCCTTGTGCCGGGCTTGAAGATCGTGGTCATCGACGAGAACATCCCCGAGACCGGTGACGCCGCCGTCGATGACATGTTCGAGGTCGACGCGCCCCAGCCCGAGGAATCTTCCACCGGTGATGGTTCGGACGGCGTGGATGCCGCTAAGACTGCTAAGACCCCTACGTTGGCCTCCGCTTTCGATGATGACGATGATTCAGCGGTTCCATTCGATGACTCCGCGGTTTCGTTCGGTGACTCCGAAAAAGATGGGGCGAATGACGATGAGGAATTATTGGAAGATGATGATCAAGCCAACACGGCTGATGATGACTCCGAAACCGCAGAAGATGACGATGCTCATTCCTTGGACGAAACCCAAGACAGCCATGAAGGCGAAAGCGGCACCGAAGCCAATGCTTCCCTGAACGTTGAAACGGACGGGGCTCTGGAACGACCGCACAAGCGCGTCGAGGAATTCCTGCACACCGGTGGCGTTAAGGACTTCGTCGATTTCCTTTCCCACGGCGAACCGGTCTCGACGGTCTGGAGCATCGCCGGCGACGCCACCTACACCGAGGAAACGCAGGCGGTCGACACGAACGGCGACCTGCACGCTGAGAAGATCAAGCGCGACTGCTCGGTCAACATCGCCTTGCGCTGGGTCAATGGCTACGACACCACCATCCGCAGTTTCGTCAACGTGGTGGAGACGCCCGGCGGCGGCATGCACGTCGACGGCTTCCTGCAAAGCATCACCAAGCAGGTCCGCAAGGCCGTCGAAGCCAATGCCCGCAAGCTCAAAGTCAACTTGAAAGACACCAAAAACAAGGTCGAGCGCGACGACATCCTCGCCGGCCTTGTCGCCGTGGTCACCGTGCGCATCGCCGAACCGCAGTTCCAGGGCCAGACCAAGGACGTGCTCGGTACGGCCCCCGTCCGCCCGATAGTCGCCAGAATGACCGACAAACAGTTCGGCGAGATGATCAACGGGACACGGCGTGGCTTCAAGGAGCAATCCGGACGGGTGCTTGAAAAGATCGTCGGCGAGATGCACGCCCGCATTCAGGCACGCAAGACCAAAGAGGTCACCCGCCGCAAGAACGCGCTCGAATCCGCCTCCATGCCCGCCAAGCTCTCCGACTGCCAACCGGGCAACGACGACGTGGCCGAACTGTTCATCGTCGAGGGCGATTCCGCACTTGGCACCGCCAAGGCCGCCCGCAACTCCGGCTTCCAGGCGCTCCTGCCGATTCGTGGCAAGATTTTGAACGTGCAGAAGGCCAGCATGACCCAGATCCTCGCCAACAAGGAGTGCTCGGCCATCATTCAGGTCATCGGCGCCGG
Proteins encoded:
- a CDS encoding DNA topoisomerase IV subunit B — translated: MVEEYSAKNLSVLEGLDAVRKRPGMYIGTTDSQGLMHCLWEIIDNSVDEALAGACDKIVVTLHTDGSIEVADNGRGIPVDVEKKTKLTGVEVVLTKLHAGAKFGNSSYGASGGLHGVGSSVVNALSSRLDVEVDRNGKTYHMAFHQGHPGVYDDPDAEHRSPDNKFKKTRKGKPTDLEVIGKVSRKTTGTRIRYWADPEIFNDTARFSYEQLIDRVRQTSFLVPGLKIVVIDENIPETGDAAVDDMFEVDAPQPEESSTGDGSDGVDAAKTAKTPTLASAFDDDDDSAVPFDDSAVSFGDSEKDGANDDEELLEDDDQANTADDDSETAEDDDAHSLDETQDSHEGESGTEANASLNVETDGALERPHKRVEEFLHTGGVKDFVDFLSHGEPVSTVWSIAGDATYTEETQAVDTNGDLHAEKIKRDCSVNIALRWVNGYDTTIRSFVNVVETPGGGMHVDGFLQSITKQVRKAVEANARKLKVNLKDTKNKVERDDILAGLVAVVTVRIAEPQFQGQTKDVLGTAPVRPIVARMTDKQFGEMINGTRRGFKEQSGRVLEKIVGEMHARIQARKTKEVTRRKNALESASMPAKLSDCQPGNDDVAELFIVEGDSALGTAKAARNSGFQALLPIRGKILNVQKASMTQILANKECSAIIQVIGAGSGANFDVTQTRYDKVIMMTDADVDGAHIRILLLTLFYRFMRPLISHGHVYAAVPPLHRIALAGKHKGEFIYTYSDDELAGKLADLDKKGIAYNPDVQRYKGLGEMDADQLADTTMDPRTRMLRRISMEEAEDASGIFTLLMGDEVPPRRQFIVDNADDFDRTKIDT